The nucleotide window TGTAGCCGTCGTCGCCGGTCTCCATCAGGTCGACGCCGAGGAGTCCGCCGCCGACCGCCTCCGCCGCGGCCGTCGCGAGCTCGGTCGCTTCCTCGTCCAACTCGAACGCCGCCGTCTCCGCGCCCCGCTTGGCGTTCGTGAGCCAGTGGTCGCCCGCGCGGGTCATCGCCGCGACCGGCTCCGTCCCACAGACGAGGACCCGCACGTCCCGGCCGGGCTTGGCGACGAAGTCCTGGACGTAGAACACCTTGTGCTCGTAGTGGCCCAGCGTCGCCTTGTGCTCGAGGACGGCCTCCGCGGCCGCACGTCCCTCCAGCTTGGCCATCAGCCGGCCCCACGAGCCGACGACCGGCTTCAAGACACAGGGGTAGCCGAACGACTCGACGGCCGAGAGCGCCGACTCCGTGTCGAACGCCACCGTCGTCGCCGGCGTCGGCACGCCGGCCTCCGAGAGCGCCAGGCTCGTCTCGACTTTGTCCGCACACAGCCTGGCCGTCGCCGGATCGTTGACGACCGGCACGTCGTAGGCGTCCGCGAACCGAGTCGTGTACAGCGACCGCGAAGTGGCCAGACACCGGTCTAAGACCACGTCACAGCCCGACAGGACGGCCGCGCCGTCCGTCACGTCGCCGTCCGTAGCGTCTGTGTCGTCCGCGTCGCTCTCGGCACCACCGGCCGCCTCGTCCGCGTCGCCCGCGGCTCCCACCGCGAACGTCGTGTCGCGCACGTCCACCTTCCGCACGTCGTGGCCGCGGTCGCGCAGCTCGGACAACAGTAGCTTCTCGTCCCGTCTGATTCGGGAGTACAGCAGGCCGATCTCCACGCTCACTCACCCCAGTCCTCTTCGAGCTCCGGTGCTCGATCGAGGACCGGCGGCGCCGCCTCCAACACTTCGAGTTCCACTCCACACGTCTCACAGTCGAGTATCTCCCCGGCCTCGTAGTCGTCGTGCAGGGTCACCGTCCCCCCGCACTCGACGCAGTCTGCCTCGGTCATGGCGTACCTCCCCGTCCGTACCGGATCTACTTCAATTCATCGATAACTGTTGTGCAATAATAAAGTAGAGCGGCCGCTAGCGGGGTTCCACACGGTCGCACCACGCCCCGGGAACCGGTCCCCAGACGTGGGTCGCTCCCCCGAGCGTGGGTCGGCAGGCCGTTCGGCGGTGGTGGTGTGGTGTGTGCCCCTCTCGGGGCGGCGGCAGCGGCGCCGTCGCCGGACGGGGTCGTCGCGTTCGGCGGGTGCTCGGTCGTCGCGTTTGTCGCGTTCGGCGCGTCCGGCGTGTCTGTCGCGTTCGGCGCGTCTGTCGCGTGCGTCGCGTTCGGCGCGTCTGTCGCGTGCGTCGCGTTCGCGCCGCTCGTCGATCAGACACGGTCGTCCACCTCCTCGGTCAGTCGGGCGGCGGCGGCCGCGAGCGCGTCTCGGCGGTCGGCGACGGCCGTCTCGTCGGCCTCGACCTCCGCGCGGGCCGTCGTCACTTCCTCCGTGGTCGCCGTCGGCGCCGGGCCGCCGGCGGAGTCGCGCTCGGCCACGCTCGTCGCCGGCGCCAACACGGCCGCCAACCGGTCGCGGGCGACGTACGCCTCCACCGCTTCGCCGGTCGACGCCCGGACGGCGGCGTCGACGGCGTCGACGGCCGCCTCTGGGTCGTCGTCGTCCAACGCGGCCTCGGCGTCTTCGGCCGCGGCCGCGACCGCCTCGTGGGCCGTCCGGAAGGGGAGCCCGGCCCGTGCGAGCGCGTCCGCGACGCCGGTCGCCGCGGAGAACCCCTCGCCGGCCGCGGCCGTCAGCGCCGACTCGTTCCAGTCGGCCGTGGCGACGGCGCCGGCGGCCACCTCCGTCGCCTCCGTCACCGCGTCGACCGTCTCCCAGGCGTGGGGGGTCGCGCGCTGTAGGTCGCGGTTGTACGCCCGCGGCAGCCCCTTCAGCGTGGTCAGGAGTCCGTTCAGCCCCGCGGCGGCGTCCCCGGCGGTCGCCCGCACCAGCTCCAACGTGTCCGGGTTCACCTTCTGGGGCATGATCGAGGAGGTGGAAGCGTAGTCGTCGGCGGGCGTCAGGAACCCACGGTTGGCGAACAGGAGCGTGTCCTCCGCGAGTCCGGACAGGGTCGTCGCGTGGGTCGCCAGCGCCGTCGTCGCCTCCACGAGGAAGTCACGTCCGGCCGCGGCGTCGGCAGCGTTGCGGACGACGCCGTCGAACCCGAGCAGCCCGGCCGTCCGCTCGCGGTCGATCTCGAACGGCGTGCCCGCGAACGCCGCCGCCCCCAGCGGCGACCGGTTCGTCCGGTCGAACGCCGCCAACAGCCGCGCAGTGTCGCGCCCCACGGCCGCCTCGTACGACAGCGCCCAGTGGGCCACCGTCGTCGGCTGTGCGGGCTGGAGGTGGGTGTAGCCGGGCATCACCGTCTCCGTGTTGTCGGCGGCGACCGCCGTCAGCGCCGTCCGCAGGCCGACGGTCGCCGCCGCAGCCGCGAGCAGATCCTCGCGCAGCCGGTGCCGGATACACGCCGCCACCTCGTCGTTGCGTGAACGGGCGGTGTGCATGCGGCCGCCGTCCGGGCCGACACGGTCGACGACCGCCGACTCGATCGCCTCGTGGACGTCCTCGCCGTCCGGCAGCGCGTCGTGGCCGGCCGCCTCCACGTCGTCCAGCGCCGCCAGGATCTCGCTCGCGACGCCGTCGTCGACGATCCTCTGTTCGGCCAGCATCACGACGTGGGCGCGGTCGACGGCCAAGTCCGCCGCGAAGATGCGTTCGTCGGCCGCGAGACTGGAGAGGAACGACCGCGCCGGACCGCCGCGGAACCGCTCCCCGCGGACGACCGTCCCGGACTCCGTTCCGTCGTCGGTGTCGCCCGCCTGGCCGCCGTGGCCGTCGGTCTCGCGGTCAGTCACGGCTCACTCCCCGTCGTCGGCACCGCCCGACAGGCGGCTCTGGAAGCCGTGGTACTTCGCGA belongs to Halobaculum sp. MBLA0143 and includes:
- a CDS encoding RimK family alpha-L-glutamate ligase — protein: MEIGLLYSRIRRDEKLLLSELRDRGHDVRKVDVRDTTFAVGAAGDADEAAGGAESDADDTDATDGDVTDGAAVLSGCDVVLDRCLATSRSLYTTRFADAYDVPVVNDPATARLCADKVETSLALSEAGVPTPATTVAFDTESALSAVESFGYPCVLKPVVGSWGRLMAKLEGRAAAEAVLEHKATLGHYEHKVFYVQDFVAKPGRDVRVLVCGTEPVAAMTRAGDHWLTNAKRGAETAAFELDEEATELATAAAEAVGGGLLGVDLMETGDDGYTVHEVNHTVEFQALNDAVEADVPATVVDWLEQTAATTLQATP
- the lysW gene encoding lysine biosynthesis protein LysW, yielding MTEADCVECGGTVTLHDDYEAGEILDCETCGVELEVLEAAPPVLDRAPELEEDWGE
- the argH gene encoding argininosuccinate lyase, producing MTDRETDGHGGQAGDTDDGTESGTVVRGERFRGGPARSFLSSLAADERIFAADLAVDRAHVVMLAEQRIVDDGVASEILAALDDVEAAGHDALPDGEDVHEAIESAVVDRVGPDGGRMHTARSRNDEVAACIRHRLREDLLAAAAATVGLRTALTAVAADNTETVMPGYTHLQPAQPTTVAHWALSYEAAVGRDTARLLAAFDRTNRSPLGAAAFAGTPFEIDRERTAGLLGFDGVVRNAADAAAGRDFLVEATTALATHATTLSGLAEDTLLFANRGFLTPADDYASTSSIMPQKVNPDTLELVRATAGDAAAGLNGLLTTLKGLPRAYNRDLQRATPHAWETVDAVTEATEVAAGAVATADWNESALTAAAGEGFSAATGVADALARAGLPFRTAHEAVAAAAEDAEAALDDDDPEAAVDAVDAAVRASTGEAVEAYVARDRLAAVLAPATSVAERDSAGGPAPTATTEEVTTARAEVEADETAVADRRDALAAAAARLTEEVDDRV